Proteins from one Malaya genurostris strain Urasoe2022 chromosome 2, Malgen_1.1, whole genome shotgun sequence genomic window:
- the LOC131430100 gene encoding leukocyte elastase inhibitor-like: MKCAVVLCAYLSLVLAQSNRIRRPNSAQRVTPAPVQTNEFIDERDCRNAGMDASNVQPDPWECLCNQVQYERANCEQQLGKLLKANPNVKLCTDQPHYYLGANQKCHYEADWETSNNPAGKAMQFALDLFRTADPKNPTENFVVSPLSPQVLLAQLTDGCSEPARIEMIKALQLNSREVNSLVDALLLAANKASDANKLDMASMVFKSVDVNLTEKFNLARKENRIRMRDLDFSNSKQAAQEVNAWVGQMTRGNIPEAVTESNLNPDTALMLLNAIYFKGTWKYKFNESDTNRRGSFEVQRGQKMPVHMMSQSNRLRFGEIQFGQYSDPYWGLRWVELPYDGDELSMILLLPKARHQLDESLKQVTGRHLQDIFSTIRQDYNPIMINMQVPKFTIRDSISLVEPLKKLGIKRIFEDDSSLSELSTTPTKVADVKQEAFLSVDEKGTTASAVTKITIIPLSLNSYSDMDFICDEPFMVMIVDKTREIPLFMAKIRQPLKQKPKKET, encoded by the exons CTTACCTGTCCCTAGTTCTTGCCCAATCAAATCGAATCCGTAGACCGAACAGTGCCCAGCGGGTCACCCCAGCTCCAGTGCAAACTAACGAATTCATCGATGAACGGGACTGTCGAAATGCGGGCATGGATGCGTCGAACGTTCAGCCCGACCCCTGGGAATGTCTGTGCAACCAGGTGCAGTACGAACGAGCGAATTGCGAGCAACAGCTCGGTAAACTTCTGAAAGCCAATCCCAACGTCAAACTATGCACCGATCAGCCGCACTATTATCTCGGAGCCAACCAGAAGTGCCACTACGAAGCCGACTGGGAAACGTCGAATAATCCAGCCGGCAAGGCAATGCAATTCGCGTTGGACTTGTTCCGCACAGCAGATCCGAAGAATCCGACGGAAAATTTCGTCGTAAGTCCCTTGTCTCCGCAGGTTCTTCTTGCTCAGTTGACGGACGGATGTTCGGAACCGGCACGGATCGAAATGATCAAAGCTTTACAGTTGAACAGTCGAGAGGTTAACTCCCTCGTCGATGCGCTGTTGCTGGCTGCCAACAAGGCATCGGATGCCAATAAACTGGACATGGCATCCATGGTCTTCAAATCAGTGGACGTGAATTTAACAGAAAAATTCAATCTAGCTCGCAAAGAAAATAGAATTAGGATGAGAGATTTGGATTTTTCCAATTCGAAACAAGCCGCACAGGAGGTTAACGCTTGGGTCGGTCAGATGACGCGGGGAAACATTCCGGAGGCTGTGACGGAAA gTAACCTTAATCCGGACACTGCTCTGATGCTATTGAACGCAATCTACTTCAAGGGCACTTGGAAGTATAAATTCAACGAGTCGGATACCAACAGACGTGGATCTTTCGAAGTCCAGAGAGGACAGAAAATGCCGGTACATATGATGTCACAATCAAACCGTCTGCGATTCGGCGAAATCCAGTTCGGTCAGTACTCGGATCCTTACTGGGGGCTACGCTGGGTCGAACTGCCGTATGACGGAGACGAGCTGTCAATGATTCTACTGTTACCGAAGGCGCGCCATCAACTGGATGAATCGTTGAAGCAAGTGACTGGCCGTCATCTTCAGGACATTTTTAGCACTATTCGACAAGATTACAACCCAATTATGATTAACATGCAGGTGCCGAAGTTTACGATTAGAGACTCTATCTCGCTGGTTGAGCCACTGAAAAAG CTCGGCATCAAACGAATTTTCGAAGACGATAGTTCTCTGTCCGAGCTTTCGACAACCCCTACCAAAGTGGCGGATGTGAAGCAGGAAGCCTTCCTTAGCGTAGATGAGAAAGGAACCACAGCGTCGGCGGTCACGAAAATCACTATCATTCCCCTCAGCTTGAACTCGTACAGCGATATGGATTTTATTTGCGATGAACCGTTCATGGTTATGATTGTTGATAAGACTAGAGAGATCCCACTATTCATGGCGAAAATCCGGCAACCactgaaacaaaaaccgaaaaaagaaaCGTAA